A genomic window from Triticum urartu cultivar G1812 chromosome 7, Tu2.1, whole genome shotgun sequence includes:
- the LOC125523777 gene encoding G-type lectin S-receptor-like serine/threonine-protein kinase At2g19130, whose protein sequence is MIFLANIHLPVYLTAPPDNSPLTSNRKRSTIAMSQITATFMALALCFAPAVGAAATLSARRPLRGKDTLVSAQGKFELGLFTPAGSSGDRFYLGIWYKNIPDQTIIWVGNRVSPLSSLAFAELRVSAEDGNLELVGPTGASAAPVVVWSSNLPSPLSPGSNNTAEIRNNGNLVLVDGGNSSNVLWQSFDHPTDTQVPEAWVGENKLTGEYQVLTSWRNAQDPAPGMFSDTVDPNGTSEIFFMWNRSRVYMRTGVWNGRVFARMPEATKNTIYNTTYVETPAYRRVINELYDNATITRIVHDLTGQSKMYIWMPTSQNWQILWTGPMLQCAVYALCGAFGVCDQGGKLPCHCPPGFAPVSEADWMLSDWSSGCRRRSPLTCAHNGSTTDGFLTLPDVKLPDDSLAVGAAQSKVECESACRKSCSCQAYTFSNGECTVWHGELRNLQQLYMDSDNPGSDLHLRLSERGLQDLRSVDKKKMGRKLWLVLGIILAGVAAVGALVILAWRIVLARRRRLVSMANENVFSLAVYSYGDLRAATKNFSERLGRGSFGSVYRGVLKQHKGDNSIRVQVAVKKLESFGRQGDKQFRMEVSTLGCIQHVNLVRLLGFYSSGDEKMLVYEYMPRGSLDGLLFRDDTCLSWCDRYCIMLGVARGLAYLHHGCRECIIHCDVKPENILLDEDMSPKIADFGMAKLMGRDFSRALTTMRGTVGYLAPEWISGQPISIKADVYSFGMVLFELISGRRNSNGYSEVEVAGTGGSESLTFFPVWAAGKVLEGEVGAVADPRLRGEVMSEELERACRVACWCIQDEEEQRPTMAQVVQALEGAVHIQVPPVPRTLQHLVTLT, encoded by the coding sequence ATGATTTTTCTTGCGAACATTCACCTGCCTGTATATTTGACTGCACCCCCTGATAATTCACCACTCACCAGCAACCGGAAGCGCTCCACCATCGCCATGTCACAGATCACTGCCACTTTCATGGCCCTTGCCTTGTGCTTCGCCCCTGCAGTGGGTGCAGCGGCGACTCTCTCGGCGCGGCGTCCGCTACGGGGCAAGGACACGCTGGTCTCGGCACAGGGCAAGTTCGAGCTCGGTCTCTTCACCCCTGCTGGTAGCTCCGGCGACAGGTTCTACCTCGGGATCTGGTACAAGAACATCCCCGACCAGACCATCATCTGGGTGGGCAACCGCGTGAGTCCCCTGTCTTCTCTCGCCTTCGCTGAGCTTCGTGTGTCCGCTGAAGACGGCAACCTCGAACTCGTCGGTCCAACCGGCGCCTCCGCCGCGCCGGTCGTTGTGTGGTCTTCAAACCTGCCGTCTCCCTTGTCGCCAGGCTCAAACAACACGGCGGAGATCCGCAACAACGGCAACCTGGTCCTTGTCGACGGCGGCAACTCCTCCAACGTGCTGTGGCAGAGCTTCGACCACCCGACGGACACGCAGGTGCCCGAAGCGTGGGTCGGGGAAAACAAGCTCACCGGCGAGTACCAGGTGCTGACGTCGTGGCGGAACGCCCAAGACCCCGCACCGGGGATGTTCAGCGACACAGTGGACCCCAACGGCACCAGCGAGATCTTCTTCATGTGGAACCGGTCCCGTGTGTACATGCGGACCGGCGTCTGGAACGGGCGCGTCTTCGCGAGGATGCCAGAGGCGACGAAAAACACCATCTACAACACGACATATGTCGAGACCCCGGCGTACCGGCGCGTCATCAACGAGCTCTACGACAATGCAACCATAACGCGCATCGTGCATGATCTCACCGGCCAGTCGAAAATGTACATCTGGATGCCCACGAGCCAGAACTGGCAAATCTTGTGGACTGGTCCCATGTTGCAGTGCGCCGTGTACGCGCTTTGCGGCGCGTTCGGCGTTTGCGATCAGGGAGGCAAGCTGCCTTGCCATTGTCCACCCGGGTTTGCTCCAGTGTCGGAGGCAGACTGGATGCTCAGCGATTGGAGCAGTGGTTGCCGCCGGCGCTCGCCGCTCACTTGCGCGCACAACGGATCGACGACGGACGGGTTCCTGACACTGCCAGACGTGAAGCTCCCCGATGACTCGCTCGCCGTGGGCGCTGCCCAGAGCAAAGTAGAGTGTGAATCAGCTTGCCGAAAGAGCTGCTCTTGCCAAGCCTACACCTTCTCTAACGGGGAGTGCACTGTCTGGCACGGAGAGCTCCGCAACCTTCAGCAGCTCTACATGGACTCCGACAACCCCGGGTCAGACCTGCACCTCCGGCTTTCAGAAAGAGGATTGCAAGATCTCCGTAGTGTAGACAAGAAGAAAATGGGAAGAAAGTTATGGCTTGTCCTTGGCATCATATTGGCTGGTGTTGCAGCAGTGGGCGCCTTGGTTATACTAGCATGGAGGATTGTTCTTGCCCGGAGGAGGAGACTGGTCAGTATGGCAAATGAGAATGTATTCTCCTTGGCCGTGTACAGCTACGGCGACCTCCGTGCCGCCACCAAGAACTTCTCGGAGCGTCTGGGCCGCGGAAGCTTCGGCTCGGTGTACCGCGGGGTCCTGAAGCAGCATAAGGGAGACAATTCAATTAGAGTCCAAGTAGCAGTGAAGAAGCTTGAAAGTTTTGGGCGGCAGGGTGACAAGCAGTTCCGGATGGAGGTGAGCACGTTGGGCTGCATCCAGCATGTAAACCTTGTCCGGCTCCTCGGGTTCTACTCATCGGGTGATGAGAAGATGCTCGTCTACGAGTACATGCCCAGAGGCTCCCTCGACGGCCTCCTCTTCCGTGACGACACGTGCCTGAGCTGGTGCGACCGGTACTGCATCATGCTCGGCGTCGCGAGAGGGCTGGCCTACCTGCACCACGGCTGCCGCGAGTGCATCATACACTGCGACGTCAAGCCGGAAAACATCCTGCTGGACGAGGACATGTCCCCGAAGATCGCCGACTTTGGGATGGCGAAGCTGATGGGGAGGGACTTCAGCCGCGCGCTGACGACGATGCGGGGCACCGTCGGGTACCTCGCGCCAGAGTGGATCTCTGGGCAGCCAATCAGCATCAAGGCCGACGTGTACAGCTTCGGCATGGTGCTCTTCGAGCTCATCTCAGGACGACGTAACTCCAATGGGTACAGCGAGGTGGAGGTGGCAGGGACTGGTGGGAGCGAGTCCTTGACCTTCTTCCCAGTGTGGGCCGCTGGAAAGGTTTTGGAAGGCGAGGTGGGCGCCGTGGCTGACCCGCGGCTGCGCGGCGAGGTGATGTCGGAGGAGCTGGAGCGGGCGTGTAGAGTGGCGTGCTGGTGCATCCAAGACGAGGAGGAGCAGCGCCCGACCATGGCGCAGGTCGTGCAGGCGCTGGAAGGTGCGGTTCACATCCAAGTGCCGCCGGTGCCACGAACCCTGCAGCACCTTGTCACCCTCACGTAG